One genomic region from Cellulomonas hominis encodes:
- a CDS encoding glucose-1-phosphate adenylyltransferase, producing MAAPRILAIVLAGGEGKRLMPLTAARAKPAVPFGGIYRLVDFALSNLVNSRYLHIIVLTQYKSHSLDRHVSKTWRMSTLLGNYVSPVPAQQRVGKHWYLGSADAIYQCLNILDDERPDIVVVVGADHVYRMDFSQMVDQHIATGAEITVAGIRQPISMADQFGVIETDPSDPTKIAAFREKPSDPVGLPDSPNEILASMGNYVVNTDALRRAVTEDAENPTSRHDMGGDLVPAFVERGTASVYDFIHNDVPGSTDRDRDYWRDVGTLDSYYDANQDLISIEPVFNLYNDAWPLYTGYTGLPPAKFVHAGAGRLGHAADSIVSPGVIVSGATVSGSVLSPGVYLHSWAQVTDSVLMDGVVVNRYAQVHRAILDKNVVVHERARVGIDREHDLERGFTVTESGITVVPKGSVVDL from the coding sequence ATGGCAGCGCCGCGCATCCTGGCAATCGTCCTCGCAGGTGGAGAGGGCAAGCGGCTGATGCCGCTGACCGCCGCCCGCGCCAAGCCGGCCGTCCCGTTCGGGGGCATCTACCGCCTGGTGGACTTCGCGCTGTCGAACCTGGTCAACTCCCGGTACCTGCACATCATCGTGCTGACCCAGTACAAGTCCCACAGCCTCGACCGGCACGTGTCGAAGACGTGGCGCATGTCGACCCTGCTGGGCAACTACGTCTCCCCCGTCCCCGCGCAGCAGCGGGTGGGCAAGCACTGGTACCTGGGCAGCGCCGACGCGATCTACCAGTGCCTGAACATCCTCGACGACGAGCGGCCGGACATCGTGGTCGTGGTCGGCGCCGACCACGTGTACCGCATGGACTTCTCGCAGATGGTCGACCAGCACATCGCGACCGGCGCGGAGATCACGGTGGCCGGCATCCGGCAGCCGATCTCGATGGCCGACCAGTTCGGCGTCATCGAGACCGATCCGTCCGACCCGACCAAGATCGCCGCGTTCCGCGAGAAGCCGTCCGACCCGGTCGGGCTGCCGGACTCGCCGAACGAGATCCTGGCGTCGATGGGCAACTACGTCGTCAACACCGACGCCCTGCGCCGCGCGGTCACCGAGGACGCCGAGAACCCGACCAGCCGGCACGACATGGGCGGGGACCTGGTCCCGGCGTTCGTCGAGCGCGGCACCGCGTCGGTCTACGACTTCATCCACAACGACGTGCCCGGCTCGACCGACCGGGACCGCGACTACTGGCGCGACGTCGGGACCCTGGACTCGTACTACGACGCGAACCAGGACCTCATCTCGATCGAGCCGGTGTTCAACCTCTACAACGACGCCTGGCCGCTGTACACGGGCTACACGGGGCTGCCCCCGGCCAAGTTCGTGCACGCGGGCGCGGGCCGGCTCGGCCACGCGGCCGACTCGATCGTCTCCCCCGGCGTCATCGTCTCGGGCGCGACGGTCTCGGGGTCGGTGCTCTCGCCCGGGGTGTACCTGCACTCCTGGGCGCAGGTCACCGACTCGGTGCTCATGGACGGCGTCGTGGTGAACCGGTACGCGCAGGTGCACCGGGCGATCCTCGACAAGAACGTCGTCGTGCACGAGCGTGCCCGGGTCGGCATCGACCGCGAGCACGACCTCGAGCGCGGGTTCACCGTCACCGAGTCGGGCATCACCGTGGTGCCGAAGGGCTCGGTCGTCGACCTCTGA
- a CDS encoding DUF3099 domain-containing protein gives MSRRTPDDAQRITSAPESLAADQARRERRYLLQMGIRVVCFLLAVLLWRHVPLWLSLVFIVGAVVLPYVAVLFANAGRERRDEAPPGMVPRMLDAAPPVRPVAPPPGPSDAPGPHPTDGGPR, from the coding sequence GTGAGCAGGCGGACCCCCGACGACGCGCAGCGCATCACCAGCGCGCCCGAGTCGCTCGCCGCCGACCAGGCGCGGCGCGAGCGCCGCTACCTGCTCCAGATGGGCATCCGCGTCGTCTGCTTCCTGCTGGCCGTGCTGCTCTGGCGGCACGTGCCGCTCTGGCTGAGCCTCGTGTTCATCGTCGGGGCCGTCGTGCTGCCCTACGTCGCCGTGCTGTTCGCCAACGCCGGCCGCGAGCGCCGCGACGAGGCCCCGCCCGGGATGGTGCCGCGGATGCTGGACGCCGCGCCGCCGGTGCGGCCCGTCGCTCCCCCGCCCGGGCCCAGCGACGCCCCCGGCCCCCACCCCACCGACGGAGGACCCCGATGA
- a CDS encoding NfeD family protein: protein MDWLWWLGGAMLLGVAEMFTLDLIFLMLAGGALAGALAAALGLSLAWQIVIAAVTSLLLLFALRPFLLRRLRERTELVETNSAALVGRPAVVVAPTDDQGGRVKLSGEVWSARAAVEGATFPAGAEVRVTRIDGATAVVESVERPAAPGAPETPGAPAGI, encoded by the coding sequence ATGGACTGGCTCTGGTGGCTCGGCGGCGCGATGCTGCTGGGCGTGGCCGAGATGTTCACCCTCGACCTGATCTTCCTCATGCTGGCGGGCGGCGCGCTCGCGGGCGCGCTGGCGGCGGCGCTCGGGCTCTCGCTGGCCTGGCAGATCGTCATCGCGGCCGTCACGTCGCTGCTCCTGCTGTTCGCGCTGCGGCCGTTCCTGCTGCGCCGGCTGCGCGAGCGCACCGAGCTGGTCGAGACGAACTCCGCCGCGCTGGTCGGCCGCCCCGCCGTGGTGGTCGCGCCGACCGACGACCAGGGCGGCCGCGTGAAGCTCTCCGGCGAGGTGTGGTCCGCCCGCGCCGCCGTGGAGGGCGCGACGTTTCCGGCCGGGGCCGAGGTCCGCGTGACGCGGATCGACGGGGCGACCGCCGTCGTCGAGTCGGTGGAGCGGCCCGCCGCGCCGGGTGCGCCCGAGACGCCGGGGGCGCCCGCCGGGATCTGA
- a CDS encoding ABC-F family ATP-binding cassette domain-containing protein: MITAQGVELRVGARMLLSSATFRVAPGDRIGLVGRNGAGKTTLTKTLAGEAQPTGGQVSRSGDVGYLPQDPRSGDLGTLALHRVLSARGLDQIVGAMRETEGQMASADDETREAAMARYARLEARFLAAGGYAAESEAHRITANLGLDDRVLAQEIGTLSGGQRRRVELARILFSGSETLLLDEPTNHLDADSIAWLRDYLKVYPGGFIVISHDVELLRATVNKVFHLDANRGELDQYNLGWDAYVLQRETDEKRRRRERANAEKKAGALLAQADKMRAKATKAVAAQNMARRAERMLSGLDEVRVSDKVAKLRFPEPAPCGRTPLTASDLSKSYGSQEVFAGVDLAIDRGSRVVVLGLNGAGKTTLLRILAGLSESDTGEVTPGHGLKLGYYAQEHETLDLDRTVVENLRSSAPDLTDTQVRSVLGSFLFSGDDADKPAKVLSGGEKTRLALAALVVSSANVLLLDEPTNNLDPASREEILAALRAYTGAVVLVSHDEGAVEALNPERVVLLPDGDEDLWNPSYLDLVTLA; this comes from the coding sequence GTGATCACAGCCCAGGGCGTCGAGCTGCGCGTCGGCGCGCGCATGCTGCTGTCGTCGGCGACGTTCCGCGTGGCGCCGGGGGACCGGATCGGCCTGGTCGGGCGCAACGGCGCCGGCAAGACCACGCTGACCAAGACCCTGGCCGGCGAGGCCCAGCCCACGGGCGGCCAGGTGTCCCGCAGCGGGGACGTCGGCTACCTGCCGCAGGACCCGCGCTCCGGCGACCTCGGCACGCTCGCCCTGCACCGGGTGCTGTCGGCCCGCGGCCTGGACCAGATCGTCGGGGCGATGCGGGAGACCGAGGGCCAGATGGCCTCGGCCGACGACGAGACCCGGGAGGCCGCGATGGCGCGGTACGCCCGCCTCGAGGCCCGGTTCCTCGCGGCCGGCGGGTACGCCGCGGAGTCCGAGGCGCACCGGATCACCGCGAACCTCGGCCTGGACGACCGGGTGCTCGCGCAGGAGATCGGGACGCTGTCCGGCGGCCAGCGCCGCCGGGTCGAGCTCGCGCGCATCCTGTTCTCCGGCTCCGAGACGCTGCTCCTGGACGAGCCGACCAACCACCTGGACGCCGACTCGATCGCCTGGCTGCGGGACTACCTCAAGGTGTACCCGGGCGGCTTCATCGTCATCTCGCACGACGTCGAGCTGCTGCGCGCCACCGTGAACAAGGTGTTCCACCTGGACGCGAACCGCGGCGAGCTCGACCAGTACAACCTCGGCTGGGACGCCTACGTCCTGCAGCGCGAGACCGACGAGAAGCGGCGCCGGCGCGAGCGCGCGAACGCCGAGAAGAAGGCCGGCGCCCTGCTGGCCCAGGCGGACAAGATGCGCGCGAAGGCCACCAAGGCGGTCGCCGCGCAGAACATGGCCCGCCGCGCCGAGCGGATGCTGTCCGGGCTCGACGAGGTCCGGGTCTCCGACAAGGTCGCGAAGCTGCGGTTCCCGGAGCCCGCGCCGTGCGGCCGGACGCCGCTGACCGCGTCGGACCTGTCGAAGTCGTACGGCTCGCAGGAGGTGTTCGCGGGCGTGGACCTGGCGATCGACCGGGGCTCGCGCGTCGTCGTCCTCGGCCTGAACGGCGCCGGGAAGACCACGCTGCTGCGGATCCTCGCCGGGCTGTCGGAGTCCGACACCGGCGAGGTCACCCCGGGGCACGGGCTCAAGCTCGGGTACTACGCCCAGGAGCACGAGACCCTGGACCTCGACCGGACCGTCGTGGAGAACCTCCGCTCGTCCGCGCCGGACCTCACCGACACCCAGGTGCGCTCCGTGCTCGGCTCGTTCCTGTTCTCCGGGGACGACGCCGACAAGCCCGCGAAGGTCCTGTCCGGCGGCGAGAAGACCCGCCTGGCGCTCGCGGCCCTGGTCGTGTCCAGCGCGAACGTGCTGCTGCTGGACGAGCCGACCAACAACCTGGACCCGGCCAGCCGCGAGGAGATCCTGGCGGCGCTGCGCGCGTACACCGGCGCGGTCGTCCTGGTCAGCCACGACGAGGGCGCGGTCGAGGCGCTGAACCCGGAGCGCGTCGTGCTGCTCCCGGACGGCGACGAGGACCTGTGGAACCCGTCCTACCTGGACCTGGTGACCCTGGCCTGA
- a CDS encoding biotin transporter BioY, which translates to MTEPHDAAAPAAQAAPGVPGAPAAPAAAAAPTPVVRASVATDLALVATFAAFVAVCAVLPAIPTGGAVPITLQTFGVVLTGLVLGPRRGALALLLYVAVGLAGLPVFSGAVGGLGVLAGPSAGYLLAFPAAAAVAGGLGLLARRAAPRWRVPALFGAAVAATLLTVHPLGIAVLGWRLGLAPSEAVAAGAVFLPGDLMKNALAAVVAAAAIRAFPDLLRGR; encoded by the coding sequence ATGACCGAGCCGCACGACGCCGCCGCCCCCGCCGCGCAGGCCGCACCCGGCGTGCCCGGCGCCCCGGCCGCACCCGCCGCGGCCGCTGCCCCGACCCCCGTCGTCCGGGCGTCCGTCGCCACGGACCTCGCGCTCGTCGCCACGTTCGCGGCGTTCGTCGCCGTGTGCGCGGTGCTCCCGGCGATCCCGACGGGCGGCGCCGTGCCGATCACCCTGCAGACGTTCGGCGTCGTGCTGACCGGACTGGTGCTCGGCCCGCGCCGCGGCGCGCTCGCGCTGCTGCTGTACGTGGCCGTCGGGCTGGCGGGGCTGCCGGTGTTCTCGGGCGCGGTCGGTGGCCTGGGCGTGCTCGCCGGGCCGTCCGCCGGGTACCTGCTGGCCTTCCCCGCCGCCGCGGCCGTCGCCGGCGGGCTGGGGCTGCTCGCGCGCCGTGCGGCGCCGCGGTGGCGGGTGCCCGCACTGTTCGGCGCCGCGGTCGCCGCGACCCTGCTGACGGTCCACCCGCTCGGCATCGCGGTCCTCGGCTGGCGCCTGGGCCTCGCGCCGTCGGAGGCGGTCGCCGCCGGGGCCGTGTTCCTGCCCGGCGACCTGATGAAGAACGCGCTGGCCGCCGTGGTCGCCGCAGCGGCCATCCGGGCGTTCCCGGACCTGCTGCGCGGCCGGTGA
- a CDS encoding SURF1 family protein, with protein sequence MTLPTLRGNPAARRAVGLVLLAVVLSTACVFLGRWQWHRHVARDAAIRLVEQNYSAGPVPLADLLPAPGAALGPGDVWRQATATGTYDADAAVLLRNRPVDSQPGFHVLVPLELADGSVLVVDRGWVAWDDDASGEVSVPAPPAGEVTVTVHLRPDEPASTRSAPAGQVQAIHVAQVLDAGGVEAESYGAYGGVVDERPAAATALGALPAPSTDPGSHLSYAFQWWTFAVGGLVAFAWLARRELLEGAAEPDGDGPDDPDRPARPAPPAPPRRRRPSDEETEDALIDSQLG encoded by the coding sequence ATGACGCTGCCGACCCTGCGCGGGAACCCGGCGGCGCGGCGCGCGGTCGGACTCGTGCTGCTCGCCGTCGTGCTGTCGACGGCGTGCGTGTTCCTCGGCCGGTGGCAGTGGCACCGGCACGTCGCCCGGGACGCCGCTATCCGGCTCGTGGAGCAGAACTACTCCGCCGGCCCGGTGCCGCTCGCCGACCTGCTGCCCGCGCCGGGCGCCGCGCTCGGCCCCGGCGACGTCTGGCGGCAGGCCACCGCGACCGGGACCTACGACGCGGACGCCGCGGTGCTGCTCCGGAACCGGCCGGTCGACTCGCAGCCCGGGTTCCACGTGCTCGTGCCGCTCGAGCTGGCCGACGGGTCCGTGCTCGTCGTGGACCGCGGCTGGGTGGCCTGGGACGACGACGCCAGCGGCGAGGTGTCCGTGCCGGCGCCGCCCGCCGGCGAGGTCACCGTGACGGTGCACCTGCGGCCGGACGAGCCCGCCAGCACCCGGTCCGCGCCCGCCGGGCAGGTGCAGGCGATCCACGTCGCGCAGGTGCTCGACGCCGGCGGGGTGGAGGCCGAGTCCTACGGGGCGTACGGGGGCGTCGTCGACGAGCGGCCCGCCGCCGCGACCGCGCTGGGGGCGCTGCCCGCGCCGAGCACCGACCCGGGGTCGCACCTGTCGTACGCGTTCCAGTGGTGGACGTTCGCGGTCGGCGGGCTCGTGGCGTTCGCGTGGCTCGCACGCCGGGAGCTGCTGGAGGGCGCTGCCGAGCCGGACGGCGACGGGCCGGACGACCCGGACCGCCCCGCGCGCCCGGCCCCGCCGGCGCCCCCGCGCCGCCGGCGGCCGTCGGACGAGGAGACCGAGGACGCCCTCATCGACTCCCAGCTCGGCTGA
- a CDS encoding SixA phosphatase family protein, which produces MTHAHQLVLLRHAKAEHPASLEDHLRPLALTGRRQATEVGTGLRAAGLVPDRVLVSSALRTRQTWDLVRGALDVPADVAELSDELYSAGVRSLIGLIRGLDEAAGTVLVVGHEPTVSQTAAALAGPDSDDAAVARVRVGVPTAAYSVLEVDGPWAEVVPDAARLLRVVTPA; this is translated from the coding sequence GTGACCCACGCGCACCAGCTCGTCCTGCTCCGCCACGCGAAGGCGGAGCACCCCGCCTCCCTCGAGGACCACCTCCGCCCGCTCGCCCTCACCGGGCGGCGCCAGGCCACCGAGGTGGGGACCGGCCTGCGCGCGGCGGGCCTCGTCCCGGACCGCGTGCTCGTGTCGTCCGCGCTGCGCACCCGGCAGACCTGGGACCTCGTGCGCGGCGCGCTCGACGTGCCCGCCGACGTCGCCGAGCTGAGCGACGAGCTCTACTCCGCGGGCGTCCGCTCGCTGATCGGGCTGATCCGCGGGCTGGACGAGGCCGCGGGCACGGTGCTGGTCGTCGGGCACGAGCCCACCGTCTCGCAGACCGCCGCGGCGCTCGCGGGGCCGGACTCGGACGACGCCGCCGTCGCGCGGGTGCGGGTCGGCGTGCCGACCGCCGCGTACAGCGTGCTCGAGGTCGACGGCCCGTGGGCCGAGGTGGTCCCGGACGCCGCGCGGCTGCTGCGGGTGGTCACGCCGGCCTGA
- the fabI gene encoding enoyl-ACP reductase FabI gives MGLLDGKKLLVTGVLTDGSIAFHVARLAQEEGAEVVLSSFGRQFRLTQAIARRLPKPAPVVQLDVTDAEDLAALPERVREHVDHLDGVVHSIGFAPQSVMGGNFLAAEWADVATALEVSAFSLKSLATAAQPLLTEGGSIVGLTFDARFAWPVYDWMGVAKAAFEATSRYLARDLGPSGIRVNVVSAGPIRTTAAKSIPGFESMEGGWDGRAPLGWDVTDPEPTARAVAALLSDWFPKTTGEMVHVDGGVHAMGQ, from the coding sequence ATGGGCCTCCTCGACGGCAAGAAGCTCCTCGTCACCGGCGTCCTCACCGACGGCTCGATCGCGTTCCACGTGGCGCGGCTCGCGCAGGAGGAGGGCGCCGAGGTCGTGCTCAGCTCGTTCGGCCGCCAGTTCCGGCTGACGCAGGCCATCGCACGCCGGCTGCCGAAGCCCGCGCCCGTGGTCCAGCTCGACGTGACCGACGCCGAGGATCTGGCGGCGCTGCCCGAGCGGGTCCGCGAGCACGTCGACCACCTCGACGGCGTCGTGCACTCGATCGGCTTCGCCCCGCAGTCCGTCATGGGCGGCAACTTCCTGGCCGCCGAGTGGGCGGACGTCGCCACGGCGCTCGAGGTGTCCGCGTTCTCGCTGAAGTCGCTCGCGACCGCGGCCCAGCCGCTGCTCACCGAGGGCGGCTCGATCGTCGGCCTGACGTTCGACGCGCGGTTCGCCTGGCCGGTCTACGACTGGATGGGCGTGGCGAAGGCCGCGTTCGAGGCGACCTCCCGCTACCTGGCCCGGGACCTCGGCCCGTCCGGCATCCGGGTGAACGTGGTGTCCGCCGGCCCGATCCGCACGACCGCCGCGAAGTCCATCCCGGGCTTCGAGTCGATGGAGGGCGGCTGGGACGGCCGCGCGCCCCTGGGCTGGGACGTCACCGACCCGGAGCCCACCGCGCGCGCCGTCGCCGCGCTGCTGTCCGACTGGTTCCCGAAGACCACCGGCGAGATGGTGCACGTCGACGGCGGCGTGCACGCGATGGGGCAGTAG
- the fabG gene encoding 3-oxoacyl-ACP reductase FabG: MSENSTAPRPEPRSVLVTGANRGIGRAIAERFLANGDKVATLVRSGGAPDGVLAVTGDVTDTASVDAGFAEVEAQHGPVEVLVANAGVTRDGLLMRMSDEDFEQVLDVNLTGVFRCVRRASKGMIRLRRGRIVMIGSVVGLYGNAGQVNYTATKAGLVGMARSVTRELGGRGITANVVAPGFIETAMTAELTEDRQAAYLSSIPAGRFGAVDEIAAAVEFLASPAAGYISGAVLPVDGGLGMGH, translated from the coding sequence GTGTCCGAGAACTCCACCGCCCCCCGCCCGGAGCCGCGCAGCGTGCTCGTGACCGGCGCCAACCGCGGCATCGGCCGCGCGATCGCCGAGCGGTTCCTCGCGAACGGCGACAAGGTCGCGACCCTGGTCCGCAGCGGCGGCGCCCCCGACGGCGTGCTGGCCGTGACCGGCGACGTCACCGACACCGCCTCCGTGGACGCGGGCTTCGCCGAGGTCGAGGCCCAGCACGGCCCCGTCGAGGTGCTGGTCGCCAACGCCGGCGTCACGCGCGACGGCCTGCTCATGCGGATGTCCGACGAGGACTTCGAGCAGGTGCTCGACGTCAACCTCACGGGCGTGTTCCGCTGCGTGCGACGCGCGTCGAAGGGGATGATCCGGCTGCGCCGCGGGCGGATCGTCATGATCGGCTCGGTGGTGGGCCTGTACGGGAATGCGGGCCAGGTGAACTACACCGCCACCAAGGCCGGCCTCGTCGGCATGGCGCGCTCCGTGACCCGCGAGCTCGGCGGGCGCGGCATCACCGCGAACGTCGTCGCACCGGGTTTCATCGAGACCGCGATGACCGCCGAGCTGACCGAGGACCGCCAGGCCGCGTACCTGTCCTCCATCCCCGCGGGCCGGTTCGGTGCGGTCGACGAGATCGCCGCCGCCGTCGAGTTCCTCGCCTCGCCCGCCGCCGGGTACATCTCGGGCGCCGTGCTGCCGGTCGACGGCGGCCTCGGCATGGGCCACTGA
- the glgA gene encoding glycogen synthase — protein MRVDLLTREYPPHVYGGAGVHVAELAAVLRRAVDVRVHCFDGPRQEAGVAGYDVPVALADANPALATFGVDLAIVDGVGRGDGPPTDLVHSHTWYANLAGHLASLLHGVPHVVSAHSLEPLRPWKAEQLGGGYALSSWAEKTAFESAAAVIAVSAGMRADILRCYPAIDPERVRVVHNGIDLAGWRRPENDEEWAAARRVAVENGIDPDRPSVVFVGRITRQKGLPYLLRAAEALPPEVQLVLCAGAPDTPQIMAEVTALVEALRERRGGVVWIERMLPRDELVSVLATGTVFACPSVYEPLGIVNLEAMAVGLPVVGTATGGIPEVVDAGTTGWLVPIEQVQDGTGTPVDPDRFVADLGAALAEAVSDPARARAWGVAARRRVEEHFSWDAIADRTLEVYRSVLG, from the coding sequence GTGAGAGTCGACCTGCTGACCCGCGAGTACCCGCCGCACGTCTACGGCGGGGCCGGAGTCCACGTCGCCGAGCTCGCCGCGGTGCTGCGGCGGGCCGTCGACGTCCGGGTGCACTGCTTCGACGGCCCGCGCCAGGAGGCCGGCGTCGCCGGGTACGACGTGCCCGTCGCGCTGGCCGACGCCAACCCCGCGCTGGCGACGTTCGGGGTGGACCTGGCGATCGTGGACGGCGTGGGCCGCGGGGACGGGCCGCCGACCGACCTGGTGCACTCGCACACCTGGTACGCCAACCTCGCCGGCCACCTGGCCTCGCTGCTGCACGGCGTCCCGCACGTCGTGTCCGCGCACAGCCTGGAGCCGCTGCGGCCGTGGAAGGCGGAGCAGCTCGGCGGCGGGTACGCGCTCTCGTCGTGGGCGGAGAAGACCGCGTTCGAGTCGGCCGCCGCTGTGATCGCCGTGAGCGCCGGCATGCGCGCGGACATCCTGCGCTGCTACCCGGCGATCGACCCCGAGCGCGTGCGCGTCGTGCACAACGGCATCGACCTGGCGGGCTGGCGCCGGCCGGAGAACGACGAGGAGTGGGCCGCGGCCCGGCGGGTCGCCGTCGAGAACGGCATCGACCCGGACCGGCCGTCGGTCGTGTTCGTCGGGCGGATCACCCGGCAGAAGGGCCTGCCCTACCTGCTGCGGGCCGCCGAGGCGCTGCCGCCGGAGGTGCAGCTCGTGCTGTGCGCCGGTGCCCCCGACACGCCGCAGATCATGGCCGAGGTCACCGCCCTGGTCGAGGCGCTGCGGGAACGGCGCGGCGGCGTCGTGTGGATCGAGCGGATGCTGCCGCGGGACGAGCTGGTGTCGGTGCTCGCGACCGGCACCGTGTTCGCGTGCCCGTCGGTCTACGAGCCGCTCGGCATCGTCAACCTCGAGGCCATGGCCGTCGGCCTGCCCGTCGTGGGCACGGCCACCGGGGGCATCCCGGAGGTCGTGGACGCCGGGACGACCGGCTGGCTGGTCCCGATCGAGCAGGTGCAGGACGGCACGGGCACGCCCGTCGACCCGGACCGGTTCGTCGCCGACCTCGGCGCGGCGCTCGCGGAGGCGGTCTCCGACCCGGCGCGGGCGCGCGCGTGGGGGGTCGCGGCGCGGCGGCGGGTGGAGGAGCACTTCTCCTGGGACGCGATCGCCGACCGGACGCTCGAGGTGTACCGCTCGGTCCTGGGCTGA
- a CDS encoding GNAT family N-acetyltransferase, translated as MDLRDYTADDAAATLDVFLRAIRVTAARDYTPEQIAAWAPPDVDPAAWAARRAASRTVVAVRGGAVVGFTDVDPAGYIDMLFVDPDATRQGVASALLGWAVRTAAALGATELTTHASITALPFFAARGFVVEAEQHPVRRGVELTNYRMRRALLTP; from the coding sequence GTGGACCTGCGCGACTACACCGCGGACGACGCGGCCGCGACCCTCGACGTGTTCCTGCGCGCGATCCGGGTCACGGCGGCACGGGACTACACGCCGGAGCAGATCGCGGCGTGGGCGCCGCCGGACGTCGACCCGGCGGCGTGGGCCGCACGGCGCGCCGCGTCCCGGACCGTCGTCGCCGTGCGGGGCGGGGCCGTCGTCGGGTTCACGGACGTGGACCCCGCCGGGTACATCGACATGCTGTTCGTCGACCCGGACGCGACCCGGCAGGGCGTCGCGTCGGCGCTGCTCGGCTGGGCGGTGCGGACGGCCGCTGCGCTGGGCGCGACCGAGCTCACCACGCACGCGAGCATCACGGCGCTCCCGTTCTTCGCGGCCCGGGGGTTCGTCGTCGAGGCCGAGCAGCACCCGGTCCGCAGGGGCGTCGAGCTGACGAACTACCGGATGCGGCGGGCCCTGCTGACGCCCTGA
- the serB gene encoding phosphoserine phosphatase SerB, which translates to MPRPTRLVVMDVDSTLITQEVVELLAAHAGSRAEVADITERAMRGELDFAASLRARVATLAGLPVSVFAAVLDEVVVTPGAVELLAELDRRRWPVGLVSGGFVEVVAPLAARLGITRFRANALEVEHGALTGRVAGEVVDRAVKARTLREYAAEVGVPMERTVAIGDGANDLDMLGAAGFGIAFNAKPVVCAQADAEVRDRLDAVLDLPPFR; encoded by the coding sequence CTGCCGCGACCCACCCGCCTCGTCGTCATGGACGTCGACTCCACGCTGATCACGCAGGAGGTCGTCGAGCTGCTCGCGGCGCACGCCGGGTCGCGCGCCGAGGTCGCGGACATCACCGAGCGGGCGATGCGCGGGGAGCTCGACTTCGCGGCGTCGCTGCGCGCCCGGGTCGCGACGCTGGCCGGGCTGCCGGTGTCGGTGTTCGCGGCGGTCCTCGACGAGGTCGTCGTGACGCCGGGCGCCGTCGAGCTGCTGGCCGAGCTGGACCGCCGGCGGTGGCCCGTCGGGCTGGTGTCCGGCGGGTTCGTCGAGGTCGTGGCGCCGCTGGCCGCCCGGCTCGGCATCACCCGGTTCCGGGCGAACGCGCTCGAGGTGGAGCACGGGGCGCTCACCGGGCGGGTCGCGGGCGAGGTCGTGGACCGCGCCGTGAAGGCCCGCACGCTGCGGGAGTACGCGGCCGAGGTCGGCGTGCCGATGGAGCGCACCGTCGCGATCGGCGACGGGGCGAACGACCTCGACATGCTCGGGGCCGCCGGGTTCGGGATCGCGTTCAACGCCAAGCCGGTGGTGTGCGCGCAGGCGGACGCCGAGGTGCGCGACCGGCTCGACGCGGTGCTGGACCTGCCGCCGTTCCGCTGA
- a CDS encoding ABC transporter ATP-binding protein, which translates to MTDVLDLQDVTIRRGTTTILDGLSWTVREGERWVVLGRNGAGKTTVLQVASGRMHPTSGTADLLGSRLGRVDVFELRPRIGLASAALAERIPPGEVVRDVVLTAAYGMTGRWRESYESVDESRAADLMAAFGVGRFADRRYGTLSEGERKRVQIARALMSDPELLLLDEPAAGLDLGGREELVAALSELAADRRSPVLVLVTHHVEEIPPGFTHLLLLADGRVHAAGPVDEVLTSPNLSAAFGTSLQVEKSGDRWTARGTR; encoded by the coding sequence ATGACCGACGTGCTCGACCTGCAGGACGTGACCATCCGGCGCGGCACCACCACCATCCTCGACGGACTGTCCTGGACGGTGCGCGAGGGGGAGCGCTGGGTGGTGCTCGGCCGCAACGGCGCGGGGAAGACCACGGTGCTCCAGGTCGCGTCGGGCCGGATGCACCCCACGTCGGGCACGGCGGACCTGCTGGGCTCGCGGCTCGGGCGGGTGGACGTCTTCGAGCTCCGCCCGCGGATCGGGCTGGCCAGCGCCGCGCTCGCGGAGCGCATCCCGCCGGGGGAGGTCGTGCGCGACGTCGTGCTGACCGCGGCCTACGGCATGACCGGCCGGTGGCGGGAGTCCTACGAGTCGGTCGACGAGTCCCGTGCGGCGGACCTCATGGCGGCCTTCGGGGTGGGGCGGTTCGCCGACCGGCGCTATGGCACCCTCTCCGAGGGCGAGCGCAAGCGCGTGCAGATCGCCCGCGCCCTCATGAGCGACCCCGAGCTGCTGCTGCTGGACGAGCCCGCCGCCGGGCTGGACCTCGGCGGGCGCGAGGAGCTCGTCGCGGCGCTGTCCGAGCTGGCCGCCGACCGGCGCTCCCCGGTGCTGGTCCTCGTGACGCACCACGTCGAGGAGATCCCCCCGGGCTTCACGCACCTCCTGCTGCTGGCGGACGGGCGGGTGCACGCCGCCGGGCCGGTCGACGAGGTGCTCACCTCCCCGAACCTGTCGGCCGCGTTCGGCACGTCGCTGCAGGTGGAGAAGTCGGGCGACCGCTGGACGGCGCGCGGCACCCGCTGA